Proteins co-encoded in one Chlorogloeopsis sp. ULAP01 genomic window:
- the pstC gene encoding phosphate ABC transporter permease subunit PstC, giving the protein MNTSANHHQPTVKPRSEFEKSLDRGFIWLTRIFALAIAGILLWIAIQVGADAMPAIQKFGANFLSKSVWNPVNNDYGVLPAIYGTLVSSFLGLLIAVPIGVGTAVLLSENLLPVSVRTVLVFLVELLAAIPSVVYGIWGIFVLVPIITAIGRWLNTYLGWLPIFSTPPTGPGMLPAGVILAIMTLPIITAISRDALIAVPRNLREAAVGLGATRWEAILKVIIPAAFSGIVSAVMLALGRAMGETMAVTMLIGNANTISPSLFAPANTISSLLANQFAEASGLQVAALMYAALILFVLTLLVNILAEFIVLRMKRL; this is encoded by the coding sequence ATGAATACATCAGCCAATCATCATCAGCCAACAGTAAAACCACGTTCAGAATTTGAAAAGTCGTTGGATCGTGGCTTTATTTGGCTGACGCGAATATTTGCACTGGCGATCGCAGGCATTTTATTATGGATAGCAATTCAAGTTGGCGCAGATGCAATGCCAGCAATCCAAAAATTTGGTGCCAACTTTTTAAGTAAAAGTGTTTGGAATCCAGTAAATAACGATTACGGTGTATTACCAGCAATATATGGAACATTAGTAAGTTCCTTTCTCGGTCTATTAATAGCAGTGCCAATTGGTGTTGGAACAGCAGTGCTATTGAGTGAAAATCTATTACCAGTATCAGTACGGACAGTATTAGTATTCTTAGTCGAACTGCTAGCAGCGATTCCGAGTGTAGTTTACGGGATTTGGGGAATATTTGTTTTGGTACCGATCATCACAGCCATAGGCAGATGGCTGAATACTTATCTAGGTTGGCTACCAATATTTAGCACCCCTCCTACAGGCCCTGGAATGTTACCAGCAGGAGTTATCTTGGCAATTATGACATTGCCGATCATCACGGCAATTTCGCGCGATGCTTTAATTGCGGTGCCTCGGAACTTACGCGAAGCAGCAGTTGGACTGGGAGCAACGCGTTGGGAAGCAATTTTAAAAGTGATTATTCCCGCAGCTTTCTCTGGCATAGTCAGTGCAGTCATGCTTGCCTTAGGTAGAGCAATGGGAGAAACAATGGCTGTAACAATGTTGATTGGAAATGCTAACACAATCAGCCCCTCATTATTTGCACCAGCCAATACAATTTCTTCTCTTCTAGCAAATCAATTTGCAGAAGCAAGCGGTTTGCAAGTGGCTGCTCTGATGTATGCGGCATTAATTTTGTTTGTTTTGACATTACTAGTCAATATTCTCGCAGAGTTTATCGTTCTGCGGATGAAGCGGCTGTAG
- the pstA gene encoding phosphate ABC transporter permease PstA — translation MSSFVPNQPDPKLIRSSLTRTSMSGRTLFSTVMTVLAFLCGALALLPLLAVLSYVIIQGLGSFRLSLFTELPPPPLVQGGGFGNAIVGTLIMVGIGALISIPFGVLAAIYLTEFSSGKISRWVRFATNILSGVPSIIAGVFAYAIVVTTLGTFSAIAGGAALAVLMLPIIVRTTDEALQLVSQDLRQAAFGIGATNFQTVMLVVLPAALPAIVTGATLSIARAAGETAPLLFTALFSQYWPSGLLEPTASLAVLVFNFAIAPFRNWQSLAWAASLILVLMVLITSIIARWATSRKAY, via the coding sequence ATGTCTTCTTTTGTCCCCAATCAGCCCGATCCCAAATTGATCCGCAGCAGTCTGACTCGCACTTCGATGTCAGGACGAACGCTGTTTAGCACAGTGATGACAGTTTTAGCATTTTTATGCGGGGCATTGGCACTTTTGCCTTTACTAGCAGTACTTTCTTACGTCATTATTCAAGGCTTAGGCAGTTTTCGGTTGAGTCTATTTACCGAATTGCCACCACCACCATTGGTGCAAGGGGGTGGGTTTGGTAATGCGATCGTCGGCACATTAATCATGGTAGGCATCGGCGCTCTGATTAGCATTCCTTTTGGTGTGTTAGCAGCGATTTATCTGACTGAGTTTAGCTCCGGGAAGATATCTCGTTGGGTACGTTTTGCCACAAATATTCTCAGTGGGGTACCCTCGATTATTGCGGGTGTATTTGCCTATGCAATTGTGGTGACAACACTAGGTACATTTTCTGCGATCGCCGGAGGAGCAGCGCTAGCAGTACTAATGTTACCGATTATTGTGCGAACAACAGATGAAGCTTTGCAATTAGTATCACAAGACTTGCGTCAAGCAGCATTTGGAATTGGAGCAACAAACTTTCAGACTGTGATGTTAGTGGTACTGCCGGCAGCATTACCAGCAATTGTGACTGGGGCAACATTATCAATTGCTAGAGCCGCAGGAGAAACCGCACCCCTCCTATTCACAGCTTTATTCTCTCAATACTGGCCTAGTGGTTTATTGGAACCAACTGCTTCCCTTGCAGTTTTAGTTTTCAACTTTGCCATTGCTCCATTCAGAAACTGGCAGTCATTGGCTTGGGCAGCATCTTTGATTTTGGTACTGATGGTTTTAATTACCAGTATTATTGCTCGTTGGGCAACTAGTCGCAAAGCATACTAA
- a CDS encoding diflavin flavoprotein produces the protein MSLQTVIPTTTHPRDVQVAEISTNTLVLRSRTWERLKFEVEYARQKGTTANSYLIQGDRTALIDPPGESFTQIFLQELQKHLDLTRLDYILLNHVNPNRMATLKVLLEQAPQATIICSKPGANALKVTFPNWESKIQIVRSEDTLDLGGGHQLQFVSVPTPRWADGLCTYDPATCILYTDKFFGVHVCNDVLFDENWKELDEDRRYYFDCLHATQAKQVEVALEKLAPLKTKFYAPGHGPIIRYSLSRFTYDYRKWCQEQKTQQLRVALLFASAYGNTATLAVAIAQGLIQSGIAVESINCELAEPSEITRAIESCDGFMIGSPTLGGHAPTQIQTALGIVLSTAAKTKLAGVFGSYGWSGEAVDLIESKLLDANYRLGFESIRVRFSPTEFTLQQCQDAGAEFAQILKKNKKLRAPRQALTEAHIDRTEQAVGRIVGSLCVLTTQQDNNHSGILTSWVSQATFTPPGLMIAIAQEQNADALIHPDDQFVLNILKEGRNLRRHFSSRNTPQENPFSQLATQTANNGCLILSDALAYLECTVQNLMECGDRWLIYATVDKGEVLEPTGMTAIQHRKSGSHDY, from the coding sequence ATGTCTCTCCAAACTGTGATTCCTACAACCACCCACCCTCGTGACGTTCAAGTTGCTGAAATTAGTACTAATACGTTAGTGTTGCGATCGCGTACTTGGGAACGCCTTAAGTTTGAAGTTGAATATGCTCGCCAAAAAGGAACAACAGCCAACTCCTACCTGATCCAAGGCGATCGCACTGCTTTAATCGATCCTCCCGGCGAGTCTTTCACCCAAATTTTCTTACAAGAATTACAAAAACATTTGGATTTGACGCGGTTAGATTATATTCTTCTCAATCACGTCAATCCCAATCGCATGGCAACTCTCAAAGTTCTCCTTGAACAAGCACCCCAAGCCACAATTATTTGCTCTAAACCTGGTGCTAATGCCTTAAAAGTGACTTTCCCGAATTGGGAATCGAAAATTCAAATTGTCCGTTCTGAAGACACTCTTGACTTGGGAGGAGGACACCAACTGCAATTTGTGAGTGTACCAACCCCTCGTTGGGCAGATGGATTATGTACTTATGACCCTGCTACCTGTATTCTGTATACTGATAAGTTCTTCGGGGTTCATGTCTGTAATGATGTTCTGTTTGATGAAAACTGGAAAGAACTGGATGAGGATCGGCGCTACTATTTTGACTGTCTCCATGCTACCCAGGCAAAACAAGTTGAAGTAGCTCTAGAGAAATTAGCACCCTTAAAAACTAAATTTTACGCCCCTGGACACGGCCCGATCATCCGCTACAGTCTCAGTCGCTTTACCTACGATTACCGTAAGTGGTGCCAAGAACAAAAAACCCAACAATTGCGAGTAGCCTTGCTTTTTGCCTCTGCTTACGGCAATACAGCGACATTGGCAGTTGCGATCGCTCAAGGTTTAATTCAAAGTGGAATTGCTGTCGAATCTATCAACTGCGAACTAGCAGAACCCTCTGAAATTACTCGTGCGATTGAGTCTTGCGATGGTTTTATGATCGGTTCCCCTACTTTAGGTGGCCATGCACCTACTCAAATCCAAACTGCCTTGGGTATTGTACTGTCTACGGCAGCGAAAACTAAGCTAGCGGGAGTTTTTGGTTCTTATGGTTGGAGTGGCGAGGCTGTCGATTTAATTGAAAGTAAGTTGCTGGATGCTAATTACCGTTTGGGGTTTGAAAGTATCCGCGTTCGCTTCAGTCCTACTGAATTTACCTTACAGCAGTGCCAAGATGCAGGAGCAGAATTTGCCCAAATATTGAAAAAGAATAAAAAACTTCGCGCTCCTCGCCAAGCTCTAACAGAAGCGCATATTGATCGCACAGAACAAGCTGTCGGGCGGATTGTTGGTTCTTTGTGCGTTTTGACTACCCAACAGGATAACAACCACAGTGGAATCTTAACATCTTGGGTATCCCAAGCTACTTTTACTCCCCCTGGTTTAATGATTGCCATTGCCCAGGAACAAAATGCTGATGCCCTCATTCATCCAGATGATCAGTTTGTTCTTAATATCCTTAAAGAAGGACGCAATCTCAGACGGCATTTTTCTTCTCGCAATACACCTCAAGAAAATCCTTTTAGTCAATTGGCAACTCAAACAGCTAACAACGGTTGCCTAATTCTCAGTGATGCTCTTGCCTATTTAGAATGCACTGTCCAAAATTTAATGGAATGTGGCGATCGCTGGTTAATTTATGCAACTGTAGATAAAGGAGAAGTGTTAGAACCTACGGGCATGACAGCCATCCAGCACCGCAAATCAGGTAGCCATGATTATTAA
- the lspA gene encoding signal peptidase II produces the protein MHLKNSLFWIAALIVFLLDQLTKYWVAQTFNLGQTLPLLPGIFHFTYVTNTGAAFSLLSGKVEWLRWLSLGVSLALIALAWFGPILHRWDQLGYGLILGGAMGNGIDRFVLGYVIDFLDFRLINFPVFNLADVFINVGIACLLIATFKKTPTSNRRPR, from the coding sequence ATGCATTTAAAAAATTCCCTCTTTTGGATCGCCGCCCTCATAGTTTTTTTATTAGACCAATTGACAAAATACTGGGTTGCTCAAACCTTTAACTTGGGGCAGACGTTGCCACTTTTACCTGGAATCTTTCATTTTACCTATGTTACCAATACTGGTGCAGCTTTTAGTTTACTCTCAGGCAAAGTAGAATGGTTGCGCTGGCTATCATTGGGAGTAAGTTTAGCATTGATAGCTTTAGCCTGGTTTGGCCCAATTTTACATCGCTGGGATCAACTGGGTTATGGACTGATATTAGGTGGTGCAATGGGTAATGGAATAGATCGCTTTGTGTTGGGTTATGTTATTGATTTTCTTGATTTTCGACTGATCAACTTTCCAGTGTTTAATCTTGCAGATGTGTTTATTAACGTTGGTATTGCTTGTTTGCTAATTGCTACTTTTAAAAAAACACCAACTTCAAATCGCAGACCACGGTAA
- a CDS encoding biotin transporter BioY, whose amino-acid sequence MLAASNQLLWSMIGLLLTMGGTFLEAHITTLPLSWSKHGIHTFSLGVTFQIGGVLLVGCLGGKNAGALSQIAYLVMGLTLLPVFADGGGIGYVRLSQFGYLLGFIPGAWICGFFAFKARPRLETLAFSCICGLLTVHICGICYLILSYFFQWQGTETLSLTQAILKYSWFALPGQIAVICAITLIAYVLRQIMFY is encoded by the coding sequence ATGTTAGCTGCATCCAATCAACTGTTATGGTCTATGATTGGCTTACTGCTAACGATGGGTGGTACCTTCTTAGAAGCGCATATCACTACCCTACCTTTAAGTTGGAGTAAGCACGGAATTCATACTTTTTCTCTGGGCGTCACCTTTCAAATTGGCGGAGTGCTCCTAGTGGGTTGTTTAGGCGGCAAAAATGCAGGTGCGCTTTCACAAATTGCCTATTTAGTTATGGGCTTAACTTTGTTACCTGTGTTTGCTGACGGTGGTGGTATAGGGTATGTTAGATTATCTCAGTTTGGCTATTTATTAGGTTTTATTCCTGGAGCTTGGATTTGTGGCTTTTTTGCCTTTAAAGCTAGACCTAGACTCGAAACTTTGGCTTTTAGTTGCATTTGTGGCTTGTTAACTGTTCATATCTGCGGTATTTGTTATTTAATTCTCAGTTATTTTTTTCAGTGGCAAGGTACAGAAACTTTGTCACTAACGCAAGCAATTCTTAAATATTCTTGGTTTGCACTACCAGGACAAATAGCAGTTATCTGCGCCATTACACTCATAGCATATGTACTGCGGCAAATAATGTTCTATTAG
- the pstB gene encoding phosphate ABC transporter ATP-binding protein PstB, with protein sequence MATDVSTANQTETVLRTEALNIYYGKFLAVRDVWMNVPRNRVTAFIGPSGCGKSTLLRCYNRLNDLIESFRAEGKVFYYGENLYAPHIDPVEVRRKIGMVFQRPNPFPKSIYENIAFGPKINGYKGDMDELVERSLKQAALWDEVKDKLKQSGLSLSGGQQQRLCIARAIAVQPDVILMDEPCSALDPISTLQVEELIHELKQRFTVVIVTHNMQQASRVSDMTAFFNVQTSEKGSRTGYLVEFDRTEAIFQNPQQEATKEYVSGKFG encoded by the coding sequence ATGGCTACTGACGTTAGTACTGCAAATCAAACTGAAACAGTTTTACGTACAGAAGCGCTGAACATTTACTACGGTAAATTTTTGGCAGTACGTGACGTTTGGATGAATGTTCCCAGAAATCGAGTGACTGCTTTCATTGGCCCTAGTGGATGTGGTAAGAGTACGCTATTACGTTGTTATAATCGCTTGAACGACTTGATTGAATCGTTTCGGGCAGAGGGTAAAGTTTTTTACTATGGTGAAAATTTGTATGCTCCTCACATCGATCCGGTAGAGGTGCGGCGTAAAATCGGGATGGTATTTCAAAGACCGAACCCGTTTCCGAAATCGATTTATGAAAATATTGCTTTTGGACCGAAAATTAACGGTTACAAAGGTGATATGGATGAATTGGTGGAGCGATCGCTCAAGCAAGCTGCTTTATGGGATGAGGTTAAAGATAAACTCAAGCAAAGTGGTTTGTCTTTATCTGGTGGACAACAACAGCGCTTGTGTATTGCCCGCGCGATCGCTGTTCAACCAGATGTAATTTTAATGGATGAGCCTTGTTCGGCTCTCGATCCGATTTCGACACTGCAAGTTGAAGAATTGATTCACGAACTCAAGCAGCGATTTACTGTGGTGATTGTGACTCATAATATGCAACAAGCATCGCGTGTATCAGATATGACAGCATTTTTCAACGTTCAGACTTCAGAAAAAGGTAGCCGGACTGGTTACTTAGTTGAATTTGACCGCACAGAGGCTATTTTCCAAAATCCTCAACAGGAAGCTACTAAAGAGTACGTTAGCGGTAAATTCGGTTAA
- a CDS encoding transglycosylase domain-containing protein — translation MSSPPPPHKPQTLLGQITQAVQTIQARVDFSKLALKPNARVPELWVQDAGTDKAEVYPLLGDRYVLGRSSKSCDIVVRNPVVSQIHLSLSRDSTQRKPVFVIKDENSTNGIYRGKRRVTSLELRHGDILTLGPPELAASVRLQYVDPPPVYVKAATWGAYGVGGVSALMALIIGVEWLKFSVRPLPIATRAPVIVYARDGETPLREPRTTAHIDMKRLEDFGPYLPSAVVASEDSRYYWHFGVDPYGILRAIFINTKSGDVQQGASTVTQQVARSLFREYVGRQDSLGRKLREAIVSFKLETFYSKDYILLTYLNRVFLGADTSGFEDAARYYFDKSAKELTLAESATLVGILPGPNSFNFCGDNESRRRVVEYRNRVLRRMLNAGKIKQDEYNRARRSPVEISPKVCETQAKTIAPYFYSYVFQELESILGKDIAGEGNFIIETQLDPAIQSQAETALRNHVNDAGRSFNFSQGAIVTLDSSTGAVLAMAGGTDYAKSQFNRAFQAQRQPGSTFKIFAYTTAIEQGISPSTSYSCSSLTWQGFTYKPCRAGADVSLDVATGLAQSENPIALRIARQVGLNKVVSMAQRLGVKSQLDPVPGLVLGQSVVNVLEMTGAFGAISNRGVWNRPHAISRILDSSDCKDRNDLKTCRVIYSFDQDADANRRVLRTEVANTMTRLLRGVVTSGTGTRAAIGDFAVSGKTGTTDKNVDLWFIGYIPSRRIATGVWLGNDNNSPTSGSSAQAAQLWGNYMRRVVR, via the coding sequence ATGAGTTCTCCCCCACCTCCCCACAAGCCACAAACACTGCTTGGTCAGATAACGCAAGCAGTACAAACAATCCAAGCTAGGGTAGATTTTTCTAAGCTGGCACTTAAGCCCAATGCCAGAGTACCAGAACTTTGGGTGCAGGACGCGGGGACGGACAAAGCAGAAGTATATCCGCTATTGGGCGATCGCTATGTACTTGGTCGCAGTTCCAAATCCTGCGATATTGTTGTGCGCAACCCAGTTGTCAGTCAAATCCACTTGTCACTATCGCGGGATTCTACTCAAAGAAAACCAGTTTTCGTTATTAAAGATGAAAACTCAACGAATGGTATTTATCGTGGCAAGCGTCGAGTTACCTCCCTAGAGTTGCGTCACGGCGATATCCTGACGTTAGGGCCACCAGAGCTTGCAGCTTCAGTGCGTCTGCAATATGTCGATCCGCCTCCAGTGTATGTCAAAGCGGCAACTTGGGGAGCTTATGGTGTTGGTGGTGTCAGTGCCTTAATGGCATTAATCATCGGCGTAGAATGGTTAAAGTTTTCTGTTAGACCATTACCAATCGCCACCCGTGCTCCAGTTATTGTATATGCCCGTGATGGAGAAACACCGCTACGTGAACCACGGACAACTGCCCATATAGATATGAAACGGTTGGAGGATTTTGGTCCTTATTTGCCTTCGGCTGTAGTTGCTTCGGAAGACAGTCGCTATTATTGGCACTTTGGAGTCGATCCCTATGGAATTTTACGAGCCATATTTATAAACACCAAAAGTGGGGATGTTCAGCAAGGAGCTAGTACAGTCACTCAGCAAGTTGCCCGGAGTTTGTTTCGCGAATATGTGGGCAGACAGGATTCTTTGGGGCGTAAATTAAGAGAAGCAATTGTTTCTTTTAAATTGGAAACTTTTTACAGCAAAGATTACATTTTGTTGACTTACTTAAATCGGGTGTTTTTAGGAGCGGATACTTCCGGCTTTGAGGATGCTGCTAGATATTACTTTGATAAGTCAGCAAAAGAGTTAACTTTGGCAGAGTCAGCAACATTAGTAGGAATTTTACCAGGGCCTAATAGTTTCAATTTTTGTGGGGATAACGAAAGTAGAAGACGGGTGGTAGAGTACCGCAATCGGGTGCTGCGGCGGATGTTGAACGCAGGCAAAATCAAACAAGATGAGTATAACCGAGCGAGGCGATCGCCTGTGGAAATTAGCCCCAAGGTTTGCGAAACTCAAGCCAAGACAATTGCTCCATATTTTTATAGTTACGTCTTTCAAGAACTCGAATCCATCTTGGGAAAAGACATAGCGGGTGAAGGCAACTTTATTATTGAGACTCAGCTAGATCCCGCAATTCAATCACAGGCAGAAACAGCGTTGCGCAATCATGTCAATGACGCTGGCAGAAGTTTCAACTTTTCTCAAGGGGCGATCGTTACCCTTGATTCTAGTACTGGCGCTGTCTTAGCAATGGCGGGGGGTACCGACTATGCCAAAAGTCAATTCAACCGTGCTTTTCAAGCTCAACGGCAACCCGGTTCTACCTTCAAAATTTTTGCTTATACCACCGCTATAGAACAGGGAATTTCACCAAGTACAAGTTATTCATGTAGTTCCTTAACTTGGCAAGGATTTACCTACAAACCCTGTCGAGCCGGTGCTGATGTTAGTTTAGATGTTGCCACAGGGCTTGCCCAATCAGAAAATCCCATTGCCTTGAGAATTGCAAGGCAGGTAGGATTAAATAAAGTCGTAAGCATGGCACAACGCTTAGGGGTTAAATCACAATTAGATCCAGTGCCTGGATTGGTATTGGGACAAAGTGTGGTTAATGTTTTGGAAATGACTGGCGCTTTTGGTGCAATTAGCAATCGCGGCGTCTGGAATCGTCCTCATGCGATTAGCAGGATTTTAGACAGTAGTGATTGTAAGGATCGCAATGACTTAAAAACTTGCCGCGTCATCTACTCCTTTGATCAAGATGCCGATGCCAATAGACGGGTACTGCGCACTGAGGTAGCTAACACCATGACTCGTTTGCTACGTGGGGTAGTTACAAGTGGTACTGGTACTCGTGCTGCCATTGGTGATTTTGCAGTATCTGGAAAAACAGGCACAACTGATAAAAACGTTGACTTGTGGTTTATTGGTTATATTCCCAGCCGCCGCATCGCCACAGGTGTTTGGCTGGGTAACGACAATAACTCTCCTACATCTGGTAGTAGTGCTCAAGCAGCTCAGTTGTGGGGAAATTATATGCGTAGAGTAGTTCGCTAG
- the pstS gene encoding phosphate ABC transporter substrate-binding protein PstS — protein sequence MLFRTPAINQSLLSKTVSVLVLAMSLAACGGENNTATNDASPNTATDATASSPGKLDLGGTVRLTGAGASFPAPLYQTWFQNLNKKYPSLQVSYQSVGSGAGVEQFTKGTVDFGASDVAMKDDEIQKVPQDKGVLLLPMTAGTIVLAYNLPGVEQLNLPRAVYTDILLGKIKTWNDPKIAAANSGVNLPNEPITVVYRSDGSGTTGVFTKHMSTISPEWKSKVGEGKTVSWPVGVGAKGNEGVTAQVQQTQGSIGYIEYGYAKQNNLKFAALENKAGKFVTPNDESASKTLEAITLPTNMRAFEPDPQGDASYPIISYSWILAYKKYPDAAKAKAVEAMIEYGLTEGQKVAPELGYVALPQNVIEKVAAAADAISPDYKIAVGSSNSPSANK from the coding sequence ATGCTTTTCCGTACACCTGCAATTAATCAGTCTCTTTTATCAAAAACAGTTTCAGTATTAGTTTTAGCGATGAGCTTGGCAGCTTGTGGTGGTGAAAACAATACTGCGACTAACGATGCATCCCCTAATACTGCTACTGATGCTACTGCCTCTAGCCCAGGAAAACTGGATCTTGGTGGAACTGTACGATTAACTGGAGCTGGTGCCTCTTTCCCCGCGCCACTGTATCAAACTTGGTTTCAGAATTTGAACAAGAAATATCCTAGCCTCCAAGTGAGTTATCAGTCAGTTGGTAGTGGTGCTGGAGTTGAGCAATTTACCAAAGGTACTGTGGACTTTGGTGCTAGTGATGTGGCAATGAAGGACGACGAAATCCAAAAAGTACCACAGGATAAAGGTGTATTACTGTTACCAATGACAGCTGGTACTATTGTACTGGCATATAACCTGCCTGGTGTTGAGCAGTTAAATTTACCAAGAGCAGTATATACAGATATATTACTAGGCAAAATTAAGACCTGGAATGATCCGAAAATTGCTGCTGCTAACTCTGGAGTTAACCTCCCTAACGAACCAATTACAGTTGTGTATCGCTCAGATGGTAGTGGAACCACTGGTGTCTTTACCAAACACATGAGTACGATTAGCCCAGAATGGAAAAGCAAAGTTGGTGAAGGCAAAACAGTCAGTTGGCCTGTGGGAGTTGGTGCAAAGGGTAACGAAGGCGTTACAGCCCAAGTTCAACAAACTCAAGGTTCAATTGGCTATATAGAGTATGGTTATGCCAAGCAAAACAATCTCAAATTTGCAGCTTTGGAAAATAAGGCTGGTAAATTTGTGACACCTAACGATGAATCAGCATCTAAAACCTTAGAAGCTATTACTTTACCAACAAATATGCGTGCCTTTGAACCAGATCCACAAGGTGATGCATCTTATCCCATCATTAGTTACAGCTGGATTTTAGCTTATAAGAAATACCCCGATGCAGCAAAAGCCAAAGCAGTTGAAGCAATGATTGAGTATGGCTTGACCGAAGGACAGAAAGTAGCTCCAGAACTAGGTTACGTTGCTTTACCTCAAAATGTAATTGAGAAAGTGGCAGCAGCAGCCGATGCTATTAGCCCGGATTACAAAATTGCTGTGGGTTCAAGCAATAGTCCTAGCGCCAACAAATAG